Proteins encoded within one genomic window of Oryza brachyantha chromosome 7, ObraRS2, whole genome shotgun sequence:
- the LOC102721660 gene encoding elongation factor 1-beta: MAVTFADLHTAEGLKALEQHLAGKTYVSGDTISKDDVKVFAAVPSKPGAEFPNAARWYDTVAAALASRFPGKSVGVNLPGAGAASTAAAAAPAAKDADEDDDDLDLFGDETEEDKKAADERAASKASAKKKESGKSSVLLDVKPWDDETDMKKLEEAVRSVQMEGLTWGASKLVPVGYGIKKLQIMLTIVDDLVSVDSLIEEHLTEEPINEYVQSCDIVAFNKI; encoded by the exons ATGGCCGTGACGTTCGCCGACCTCCACACCGCCGAGGGGCTCAAGGCCCTCGAGCAGCACCTCGCCGGCAAGACCTACGTCTCCGG AGATACGATCAGCAAGGACGACGTCAAGGTGTTCGCGGCCGTGCCATCAAAGCCTGGAGCCGAGTTCCCCAACGCTGCTCGCTGGTATGATACCGTCGCCGCGGCCCTTGCTTCAAG GTTCCCTGGCAAGTCAGTTGGAGTGAATCTGCCTGGAGCAGGTGCGGCATCGACTGCTGCGGCGGCTGCCCCAGCTGCTAAG GATGctgatgaagatgatgatgactTGGATCTTTTTGGTGATGAGACTGAGGAAGACAAGAAAGCAGCAGACGAGCGTGCAGCATCGAAGGCCTCtgcaaagaagaaagaaa GTGGAAAATCTTCCGTCCTGTTGGATGTCAAACCATGGGATGATGAGACAGATATGAAGAAATTGGAGGAGGCTGTGCGCAGCGTTCAGATGGAGGGTCTCACCTGGGGAGCAT CAAAGCTTGTGCCTGTGGGTTATGGAATCAAGAAATTGCAAATCATGTTGACCATAGTTGATGATTTGGTGTCTGTGGACAGTCTGATTGAGGAACATCTCACTGAAGAGCCGATCAACGAGTATGTTCAGAGCTGTGACATTGTTGCATTCAACAAGATTTAA